Proteins encoded within one genomic window of Triticum aestivum cultivar Chinese Spring chromosome 2D, IWGSC CS RefSeq v2.1, whole genome shotgun sequence:
- the LOC123050013 gene encoding FCS-Like Zinc finger 2 gives MAPSVACSFFFDNELLGEPGMPAMDACALCAKPLARDSDVFMYRGDTPYCSEQCRHEQMHLDAVCAKQAARRQQRFSVGAESHRGQRQSSKVSVAS, from the coding sequence ATGGCGCCATCAGTGGCCTGCTCCTTCTTCTTCGACAACGAGCTGCTCGGCGAGCCCGGCATGCCGGCGATGGACGCGTGCGCGCTCTGCGCCAAGCCGCTGGCGCGCGACAGCGACGTCTTCATGTACAGAGGGGACACGCCCTACTGCAGCGAGCAGTGCCGCCACGAGCAGATGCACCTCGACGCCGTCTGCGCCAAGCAGGCCGCGCGGAGGCAGCAGCGGTTCTCGGTGGGGGCGGAGTCTCACCGTGGGCAGCGGCAGTCCAGCAAGGTGTCCGTCGCGAGCTAA
- the LOC123050015 gene encoding FCS-Like Zinc finger 2, producing MVASVACSFFFDDELLGEPGMPAMDACALCAKPLARDSDVFMYRGDTPYCSEECRREQMHLDVVCAKQDARRQQRFSAETESHRGQRQSSKVSIAS from the coding sequence ATGGTGGCTTCAGTGGCCTGCTCCTTCTTCTTCGACGACGAGCTGCTCGGCGAGCCTGGCATGCCGGCGATGGACGCGTGCGCGCTCTGCGCCAAGCCGCTGGCGCGCGACAGCGACGTCTTCATGTACAGAGGAGACACGCCCTACTGCAGCGAGGAGTGCCGGCGCGAGCAGATGCACCTCGACGTCGTCTGCGCCAAGCAGGACGCGCGGAGACAGCAGCGGTTCTCGGCGGAGACGGAGTCCCACCGTGGGCAGCGGCAGTCCAGCAAGGTGTCGATCGCAAGCTAA
- the LOC123050016 gene encoding FCS-Like Zinc finger 2, which translates to MAASAACSFFFFDAEPLGEPGMPAQDACALCTKPFARDSDIFMYKGDTPFCSEECRDEQMQLDAIAARQAARRQQRFSSGTEARSGHQESRKVSVAS; encoded by the coding sequence ATGGCGGCATCAGCGgcctgctccttcttcttcttcgatgcCGAGCCGCTCGGCGAGCCCGGCATGCCGGCGCAGGACGCGTGCGCGCTCTGCACCAAGCCGTTCGCGCGCGACAGCGACATCTTCATGTACAAGGGCGACACGCCCTTCTGCAGCGAGGAGTGCCGCGACGAGCAGATGCAGCTCGACGCCATCGCCGCGAGGCAGGCCGCCCGGAGGCAGCAGCGGTTCTCGTCGGGGACGGAGGCCCGAAGCGGGCACCAGGAGTCCAGGAAGGTGTCCGTCGCAAGCTAG